In one window of Carassius carassius chromosome 38, fCarCar2.1, whole genome shotgun sequence DNA:
- the LOC132119019 gene encoding uncharacterized protein LOC132119019 codes for MICLNSLVDGLCPATLTVVPSQRGCSSDEDGPGGHKCCLFDCGPVCVLPIFMKPGQCPIPEMIPLCAESCFHDGQCPTTQKCCPTTSGFACSEPRGQGRGQASCQGSGAGQGFGAGQGSGVGQGFGADQGSGVGQGFGADQGSGVGQGFGAGQGRGVGQGFGAGQGRGVGQGFGAGQGSGVGQGFGAGQGSGVGQGFGAGQGSGVGQGFGAGQGSGAGQGSGAGQGSGAGQGSGVGQGFGAGQ; via the exons ATGATCTGCTTGAATTCTCTAGTGGACGGTTTATGTCCGGCGACGCTGACCGTCGTGCCGTCCCAGCGAGGATGTTCCTCTGACGAAGACGGCCCTGGAGGCCACAAATGCTGTCTATTTGACTGTGGGCCTGTTTGCGTGCTGCCCAttttca tgaagccgggtcaatgtcccataccggagatgattccactgtgtgctgAAAGCTGTTTCCACGATGGTCAGTGTCCTACCACACAGAAGTGTTGCCCAACCACCagtggctttgcatgcagtgaaccacgTGGTCAGGGAAGAGGTCAGGCAAGTTGCCAGGGAAGCGGCGCGGGACAGGGCTTCGGagctggccagggaagcggagTGGGACAGGGCTTCGGAGCGGACCAGGGAAGCGGAGTGGGACAGGGCTTCGGAGCGGACCAGGGAAGCGGAGTGGGACAGGGCttcggcgctggacagggaagagGAGTGGGACAGGGCttcggagctggacagggaagagGAGTGGGACAGGGCTTCGGagctggccagggaagcggagtgggacagggcttcggagctggccagggaagcggagtgggacagggcttcggagcaggccagggaagcggagtgggacagggcttcggagctggccagggaagcggcgctggccagggaagcggcgctggacagggaagcggcgctggacagggaagcggcgtgggacagggcttcggagctggccag
- the LOC132118978 gene encoding LOW QUALITY PROTEIN: fibroin heavy chain-like (The sequence of the model RefSeq protein was modified relative to this genomic sequence to represent the inferred CDS: substituted 1 base at 1 genomic stop codon), producing the protein MEAAPDRASELDRAQDMEAAPDREAARDMASELAREAEWDRASELGREAERDRASELDREEEWDRASELGRGVGQGFGAGQESGVVQGFGAGQGSGVGQGFGAGQGNGVGQGFGAGQGSGVGQGFGAGQGSGAAGQGAGHGSGAQQGFGAGQGAGHGSGAGQGSGAGQGFGAGQGSGVGQGFGAGQGSGVGQGFGAGQGSGVGQGFGAGQGSGVGQGFGAGQGSGVGLGFGAGEGSGVGQGFGAGQGSGAGQRSGVGQGFGAGQESGVGQGFGAGQGSGGAGQGSGSGQGRGAGQGSGVGQGFGAGQGSGAGHGAGQGSGVGQGAGQGSGSGQGFGAGQGSGYGQGAGQGFGAGQGSGSGQGFGAGHGSGYGQGAGQGSGAGQGSGVGQGFGAGQGAGHGSGAQQGFGAGQGAGHGSGAGQGSGAGQGFGAGQGSGVGQGFGAGQGSGVGQGFGAGQGSGVGQGFGAGQGSGVGQGFGAGQGSGVGLGFGAGKQSGTEKWSGTGLRSWPGRGAGQGSGVGQGFGAGQGSGAGQGSGAGKGFGAGQGSGAGKGFGAGQGSGAGQGSGVGQGFGVGQGSGYGQGAGQGSGAGQGFGAGQGSGEGQGFGAGQGSGVGQGFGAGQGSGAGQGAGQGFGAGQGFGAGQGSGAGKGFGAGQGSGAGKGFGAGQGSGAGQGRGVGQVFGAGQGSGYGQGAGQGFGAGQGFGAGQGFGAGQGFGAGQGFGAGQGRGVGQDFGAGQGSGVGQGFGAGQGNGTGKGAGQGSGVGQGSGVGQGAGQGSGVGQGFGAGQGSGAGYGAGQGSGVXQGSGYGQGVGQGSGVGQGSGAGQGSGAGQGAGQGSGAGQGAGQGSGAGQGAGQGSGAGQGAGQGSGAGQGSGAGHGSGAGKGSGYGQGSGQGNRCAMSHVRLQGLTPYTLQLDCSPGRLRR; encoded by the exons ATGGAAGCGGCGCCCGACAGGGCttcggagctggacagggcgcaggacatgGAAGCGGcgccggacagggaagcggcgcgggaCATGGCTTCGGagctggccagggaagcggagTGGGACAGGGCTTCGGAGCTGGGCAGGGAAGCGGAGCGGGACAGGGCttcggagctggacagggaagagGAGTGGGACAGGGCTTCGGagctg ggaagagGAGTGGGACAGGGCTTCGGAGCTGGCCAGGAAAGCGGAGTGGTACAGGGCTTCGGagctggccagggaagcggagTGGGACAGGGCTTCGGAGCAGGCCAAGGAAACGGAGTGGGACAGGGCTTCGGAGCAGGCCAGGGAAGCGGAGTGGGACAGGGCTTCGGagctggccagggaagcggcgctg ctggacagggcgcgGGACATGGAAGCGGCGCCCAACAGGGCttcggagctggacagggcgcgGGACATGGAAGCGGcgccggacagggaagcggcgcgggaCAGGGCTTCGGAGCTGGGCAGGGAAGCGGAGTGGGACAGGGCTTCGGAGCTGGGCAGGGAAGCGGAGTGGGACAGGGCTTCGGAGCTGGGCAGGGAAGCGGAGTGGGACAGGGCTTCGGAGCGGGCCAGGGAAGCGGAGTGGGACAGGGCTTCGGAGCGGGCCAGGGAAGCGGAGTGGGACTGGGCTTCGGAGCTGGCGAGGGAAGCGGAGTGGGACAGGGCTTCGGagctggccagggaagcggagCGGGACAGAGAAGTGGAGTGGGACAGGGCTTCGGAGCTGGCCAGGAAAGCGGAGTGGGACAGGGCTTCGGagctggccagggaagcgga ggcgctggacagggaagcggctctGGACAGGGAaggggcgcgggacagggaagcggcgtgggacagggcttcggagctggccagggaagcggcgctggacatggcgcgggacagggaagcggagtggGACAGGGCgcgggccagggaagcggctctGGACAGGGCTTTGGcgctggccagggaagcggctatggacagggcgcgGGCCAGGGCTTCGGagctggccagggaagcggatctggacagggcttcggagctggccatggaagcggctatggacagggcgcgggccagggaagcggagctggtcagggaagcggagtgggacagggcttcggagctggacagggcgcgGGACATGGAAGCGGCGCCCAACAGGGCttcggagctggacagggcgcgGGACATGGAAGCGGcgccggacagggaagcggcgcgggaCAGGGCTTCGGAGCTGGGCAGGGAAGCGGAGTGGGACAGGGCTTCGGAGCTGGGCAGGGAAGCGGAGTGGGACAGGGCTTCGGAGCTGGGCAGGGAAGCGGAGTGGGACAGGGCTTCGGAGCGGGCCAGGGAAGCGGAGTGGGACAGGGCTTCGGAGCGGGCCAGGGAAGCGGAGTGGGACTGGGCTTCGGAGCTG GGAAGCAGAGCGGGACAGAGAAGTGGAGTGGGACAGGGCTTCGGAGCTGGCCAGGGCGCggagcgggacagggaagcggagtggGACAGGGCTTCGGcgctggccagggaagcggcgctggccagggaagcggcgcggGAAAGGGCTTCGGagctggccagggaagcggcgcggGAAAGGGCTTCGGagctggccagggaagcggcgcgggacagggaagcggagtggGACAGGGCTTCGGCGTTGGCCAGGGAAGTGGTTATGGACAGGGCgcgggccagggaagcggcgcggGCCAGGGCttcggagctggacagggaagcggagagGGACAGGGTTTCGGAGCGGGCCAGGGAAGCGGAGTGGGACAGGGCTTCGGagctggccagggaagcggcgctggccagggcgcgggacagggctTCGGCGCGGGACAGGGCTTCGGagctggccagggaagcggcgcggGAAAGGGCTTCGGagctggccagggaagcggcgcggGAAAGGGCTTCGGAGCTGGCcagggaagtggcgcaggacagggaagaggAGTGGGACAGGTCTTCGGCGCTGGCCAGGGAAGTGGTTATGGACAGGGTGCGGGCCAGGGCTTTGGAGCGGGCCAGGGCTTTGGAGCGGGCCAGGGCTTTGGAGCGGGCCAGGGCTTTGGAGCGGGACAGGGCTTTGGAGCGGGACAGGGACGCGGAGTGGGCCAGGACTTCGGAGCGGGCCAGGGAAGCGGAGTGGGACAGGGCTTCGGAGCTGGCCAGGGAAACGGCACTGGcaagggcgctggacagggaagcggcgtgggacagggaagcggcgtgGGACAGGGCGCGGGCCAGGGAAGCGGAGTTGGACAGGGCTTCGGagctggccagggaagcggcgctggatatggcgcgggacagggaagcggagtgtgacagggaagcggctatggacagggcgtGGGGCAGGGAAGCGGCGTGGggcagggaagcggcgctggacagggaagcggcgcggggcagggcgctggacagggaagcggcgcggggcagggcgctggacagggaagcggcgctggccagggcgctggacagggaagcggcgctggccagggtgctggacagggaagcggcgcgggacagggaagcggcgcgggaCATGGAAGCGGCGCTGGAAAGGGAAGTGGCTATGGGCAGGGCAGCGGACAGGGAAACAGATGTGCCATGTCCCATGTGCGGCTCCAAG GATTGACACCGTACACCTTACAGTTGGACTGCTCACCAGGGAGGTTGCGAAGGTGA